Part of the Bacteriovorax stolpii genome, TTATATTTCTATTCCATACATCTTGCAGGAGTTGCCAACAACTCACGATTACGCAGTTACCTTGATGAGTTCTGTGCAAAAAAATCTGTGGCAGGTGGGAGATAGTCTTCTTAATTTTATACCAAACGTATTTTTCATCGCTTTTGTCATTTTTATCACGAGGGGAATTGTAAAATTTCTTAAGTTCATTTTTTCAAAAATCGAAAGAGGAGAACTGGTTATTGATGGCTTCTATGCAGAATGGGGAAATACAACTTTTCAACTCCTGCGTTTTCTTATCTGTATGTTTGCTTTGGTTATTATTTATCCTTATTTGCCAGGGGCCGGGACTAAGGCGCTCGAAGGGGTCTCTGTTTTTGTCGGTCTAATGATTTCCCTGGGATCATCGTCTGCCATTGCCAATATCATTGCAGGTGTAATGATTAGCTACATGCGTGCCTTTAGAATTGGTGACTATGTAAAGATTGGTGATTCGATGGGGAGAGTTGTAGAAAAAGGTTTGATTGTCACTAAGGTGATGACCTATAAAAATGAAGAGATCACTATCCCCAATACTCAAATTTTAAGTTCTCAGGTAACAAACTATACAACTCAAGCGCAGTCAAAAGATCTGATTCTTTATACGACGATAACTATTGGTTATGATACTCCATGGCCGAAAGTTCATCAGATGATGATTGAAGCTGCGGAAAGATCTCCGCTTATTTCTAAGGACAGAAGGCCATTTGTTCTTCAAACGGCCCTAAACGATTACCATATATCTTATCAGCTCAATGCCTTTACCGGACATGAGGATAAGATTCCCGGCGCTTATTCTGAACTTCACCAAAACCTTCAGCAGGTCTTTTCAGAGAATAAAGTCGAGATCATGTCTCCAGGCTTTACAGTGCTTAGAAACCAGCCTAAAGACACAACACCTGTGCTTTAGCGTCGGTTCTTACAAAGAGCATCTCTGCCTCAATTTGCTGCACTTAAATTATTCTTCATAAACTGATATGAATCATGGTTCTTAGGTGTAAAAGCTCTATTATGGGCTTACATAGAAACATTTTGGAGAAATTTATGGAAGACAAA contains:
- a CDS encoding mechanosensitive ion channel family protein, with amino-acid sequence MLDNYTFHIKALVNLGISVAIIFVIFYCCQFILRLLTKKQLPWLKPIHFKNNEIISVDMMAMTLANTVRVLQWVLILSALYISIPYILQELPTTHDYAVTLMSSVQKNLWQVGDSLLNFIPNVFFIAFVIFITRGIVKFLKFIFSKIERGELVIDGFYAEWGNTTFQLLRFLICMFALVIIYPYLPGAGTKALEGVSVFVGLMISLGSSSAIANIIAGVMISYMRAFRIGDYVKIGDSMGRVVEKGLIVTKVMTYKNEEITIPNTQILSSQVTNYTTQAQSKDLILYTTITIGYDTPWPKVHQMMIEAAERSPLISKDRRPFVLQTALNDYHISYQLNAFTGHEDKIPGAYSELHQNLQQVFSENKVEIMSPGFTVLRNQPKDTTPVL